One Leisingera sp. M658 genomic window carries:
- a CDS encoding YbaB/EbfC family nucleoid-associated protein: protein MLKGLGGLGDMAKMMKSAQELQGKMAQMQEELHNVMVTGEAGAGLVKATASAKGDLKGLDIDPSIFNGDDKEVVEDLILAAIKDAQAKAAEKAQEEMAKLTESMGLPKDIKLPF, encoded by the coding sequence ATGCTCAAAGGCCTCGGCGGCCTTGGCGATATGGCCAAGATGATGAAATCGGCACAGGAACTGCAGGGCAAAATGGCCCAGATGCAGGAGGAGCTGCACAATGTGATGGTGACGGGCGAGGCCGGCGCCGGTCTGGTCAAGGCCACGGCCTCCGCCAAGGGTGACCTCAAAGGCCTGGATATTGACCCGTCGATCTTCAATGGCGATGACAAGGAAGTGGTCGAGGACCTGATCCTGGCCGCGATCAAGGACGCCCAGGCCAAGGCTGCGGAAAAAGCGCAGGAAGAGATGGCCAAGCTGACCGAAAGCATGGGTCTGCCCAAGGACATCAAGCTGCCGTTCTAA
- a CDS encoding DNA polymerase III subunit gamma/tau: protein MNDTPSGTSGASGQSQYQVLARKYRPETFADLVGQDAMVRTLKNAFAADRIAQAFIMTGIRGTGKTTTARIIAKGMNCIGADGQGGPTTDPCGQCEHCTAIMEGRHVDVMEMDAASRTGVNDIREIIDSVQYRAASARYKIYIIDEVHMLSTSAFNALLKTLEEPPAHVKFIFATTEIRKVPVTVLSRCQRFDLRRIEPEVMIALLQKIAGAENARIAEDALALITRAAEGSARDATSLLDQAISHGAGETSADQVRAMLGLADRGRVLDLMDMILRGDAAAALTELSGQYAEGADPLAVLRDLAEITHWVSVVKITPDAAEDPTVSPDERARGRAMADALAMRVLTRMWQMLLKALEEVAAAPNAMMAAEMAVIRLTHVADLPSPEELIRKLQDTPPPPPNGPGGGVPMQGMGGPALGGGGGNAPAGYGGQPGPAGGAPVAHGGGGTMAALAPQVSSALARYPSFEHVVELIRTNRDVKLLVEVEGGVRLVSYQPGRIEFTPSSQAPRDLAARLGTALQNWTGARWVVSIAPDGDAATIAEVRDAAENALREKAAAHPLVQAVLESFPKAKIKRIRTAQELAAEVAAEALPEVEDEWDPFEDG from the coding sequence ATGAACGATACCCCCAGCGGCACTTCCGGCGCATCCGGCCAATCCCAATATCAGGTTCTGGCCCGCAAATACCGGCCCGAAACCTTTGCCGATCTGGTGGGGCAGGACGCCATGGTGCGGACGCTGAAAAACGCCTTTGCCGCTGACCGGATTGCCCAGGCCTTTATTATGACCGGCATCCGCGGCACCGGCAAAACCACCACCGCGCGGATTATCGCCAAGGGCATGAACTGCATTGGTGCGGACGGCCAGGGCGGCCCCACCACCGATCCGTGCGGCCAGTGCGAGCATTGCACCGCGATCATGGAAGGCCGCCATGTCGACGTGATGGAGATGGACGCGGCGTCGCGCACCGGCGTCAACGACATCCGCGAGATCATCGACAGCGTGCAGTACCGCGCCGCCTCGGCCCGCTACAAGATCTACATCATTGACGAAGTTCACATGCTGTCGACCAGCGCCTTCAATGCGCTGCTGAAGACGCTGGAGGAACCGCCCGCGCATGTGAAGTTCATCTTTGCCACCACCGAGATCCGCAAGGTGCCGGTGACGGTGCTGTCGCGCTGCCAGCGGTTTGATTTGCGCCGCATTGAACCCGAAGTGATGATCGCGCTGCTGCAAAAGATTGCCGGCGCTGAAAACGCCCGGATCGCCGAGGACGCGCTGGCGCTGATCACCCGCGCCGCCGAAGGTTCCGCCCGCGACGCTACCTCGCTGCTGGATCAGGCGATTTCCCATGGCGCGGGTGAAACCTCTGCCGATCAGGTGCGCGCTATGCTGGGTCTGGCCGACCGGGGCCGGGTGCTGGACCTGATGGACATGATCCTGCGCGGCGATGCGGCGGCTGCATTGACCGAACTCAGTGGCCAGTATGCCGAAGGCGCCGACCCGCTGGCGGTGCTGCGCGACCTGGCCGAGATCACCCATTGGGTCTCGGTGGTTAAGATCACGCCGGATGCCGCCGAGGACCCGACCGTCAGCCCGGATGAACGTGCCCGCGGCAGAGCGATGGCGGATGCGCTGGCGATGCGCGTCCTCACCCGCATGTGGCAGATGCTGCTGAAGGCGCTGGAGGAAGTCGCCGCAGCCCCCAATGCGATGATGGCCGCCGAGATGGCGGTGATCCGGCTGACCCATGTGGCCGACCTGCCCTCACCCGAAGAACTGATCCGTAAGCTGCAGGACACCCCGCCGCCGCCGCCGAATGGCCCTGGCGGCGGAGTGCCTATGCAGGGCATGGGCGGCCCGGCTCTGGGCGGCGGAGGCGGCAACGCGCCCGCCGGTTATGGCGGCCAACCTGGTCCCGCAGGCGGCGCGCCGGTGGCGCATGGCGGCGGCGGCACTATGGCGGCACTGGCGCCGCAGGTCAGCTCAGCACTGGCGCGCTATCCGTCCTTTGAACATGTGGTCGAGCTGATCCGCACCAACCGCGATGTGAAACTGCTGGTCGAGGTCGAGGGCGGCGTGCGCCTGGTCTCCTACCAGCCGGGACGGATCGAATTCACCCCGTCCTCGCAGGCGCCGCGCGATTTGGCGGCGCGGCTTGGCACGGCGCTGCAAAACTGGACCGGTGCGCGCTGGGTGGTCTCCATCGCGCCCGACGGCGACGCGGCCACCATTGCCGAAGTCCGAGACGCAGCTGAAAACGCCCTGCGCGAGAAAGCCGCCGCCCATCCGCTGGTGCAGGCGGTGCTGGAAAGCTTCCCCAAGGCAAAGATCAAACGCATCCGCACCGCGCAGGAGCTGGCCGCTGAAGTCGCCGCCGAGGCCCTGCCCGAGGTGGAGGATGAATGGGACCCGTTCGAGGACGGGTGA
- a CDS encoding protein-tyrosine phosphatase family protein — protein MRSEDIPEPAAQDGAAPAGLTIHALSAGGGILALCPLPGAGGDYRNDLIQIYQWRPGLVISMTTEAEHAAADVPRLGIDIQSMACRWLHLPVPDFQVPPPAVAAKWAAASTSARQALSGGGRVLVHCRGGCGRSGMAVLRLMIECGEAPAQALTRLRAVRPCAVETEEQLDWACAGAQAAGP, from the coding sequence ATGCGATCTGAGGATATCCCGGAACCTGCGGCGCAGGACGGCGCGGCGCCGGCGGGCCTGACCATCCACGCGCTGTCAGCAGGCGGCGGCATTCTGGCGCTATGCCCGCTGCCCGGGGCGGGAGGCGATTACCGCAATGACCTGATCCAGATCTATCAGTGGAGGCCGGGGCTGGTCATCTCAATGACCACCGAGGCCGAGCACGCAGCCGCAGATGTGCCGCGGCTAGGGATTGATATTCAAAGCATGGCCTGCCGCTGGCTGCACCTGCCGGTGCCGGATTTCCAGGTGCCGCCGCCCGCTGTGGCGGCAAAATGGGCGGCGGCCAGCACGTCCGCACGGCAAGCACTGTCCGGCGGCGGCCGGGTGCTGGTGCATTGCAGGGGCGGCTGCGGGCGCTCCGGCATGGCGGTGCTGCGGCTGATGATCGAATGCGGCGAAGCCCCGGCGCAGGCGCTGACCCGGCTGCGCGCTGTACGGCCCTGCGCGGTCGAGACGGAGGAGCAGCTGGATTGGGCCTGTGCCGGTGCGCAGGCTGCCGGGCCGTGA
- a CDS encoding TetR/AcrR family transcriptional regulator, with protein sequence MNDVTTAKAGGTSLPPTRERLIRAAAGLFRNKGYSGTGLAELLAEAGAPKGSLYHHFPSGKSDLALAAADWASGQMLLLIDASFAPAPTFREGAKTVCYKLAKLFDKQGKWSGCPVSATLFEGPENEAFHQHAAHLFEGWITETTRHARRLGLPEPEARAAAENFYILLQGGWQLARVRRDSDVIRGLYLQMQKNN encoded by the coding sequence ATGAATGACGTAACGACAGCCAAGGCAGGTGGGACCAGCCTGCCCCCAACCCGCGAGCGGCTGATCCGCGCCGCTGCCGGCCTGTTCCGCAACAAGGGCTACAGCGGCACCGGGCTGGCGGAACTGCTGGCTGAGGCGGGGGCGCCTAAGGGCTCGCTTTATCACCATTTCCCCAGTGGCAAATCCGACCTGGCCCTGGCCGCAGCGGATTGGGCGTCAGGGCAGATGCTGCTGCTGATTGACGCGTCCTTTGCCCCGGCGCCCACCTTCCGGGAGGGGGCCAAGACGGTCTGTTACAAACTGGCCAAGCTGTTTGACAAACAAGGCAAATGGAGCGGCTGCCCGGTTTCGGCTACCCTGTTCGAAGGGCCGGAGAACGAGGCGTTCCACCAGCACGCCGCGCATCTGTTCGAGGGCTGGATTACTGAAACCACCCGCCACGCCCGCCGCCTGGGCCTGCCCGAACCTGAGGCCCGCGCGGCGGCGGAGAATTTCTACATCCTGCTGCAGGGCGGCTGGCAGCTGGCCCGGGTGCGGCGCGACTCGGATGTGATCCGGGGACTGTATTTGCAGATGCAGAAAAACAATTGA
- a CDS encoding serine aminopeptidase domain-containing protein, with the protein MLDKSAEHTAVIREEALRFASGTHMLAGRLYHPAGPVRAAVVLNGATGVPQRYYRHFARWLAAEQQMACLTYDYRDFGDSARGHPRHSDVTMVQWALEDQPAARAELQRHYAGVPLWVIGHSLGAMLMPLQDGLKDVARMIVVAGGLVHHHDHPWPYRALALAFWFGHVPPLVRALGYLPGRAVGFGADLPAGVYWQWRRWCTTPGGYLPETGLALPRPKWAGTGVPVDLYAMADDDVVPPAAVWRLGDVFGDVPQRRTVLVPQEAGVQKIGHLGAFARANAALWPRLLPPQ; encoded by the coding sequence ATGCTGGACAAAAGCGCAGAACATACCGCGGTTATCCGCGAGGAGGCCCTGCGGTTTGCATCTGGCACCCACATGCTGGCCGGGCGGCTGTACCACCCTGCGGGGCCGGTGCGGGCAGCAGTGGTGCTGAATGGCGCAACCGGGGTGCCGCAGCGCTATTACCGGCATTTCGCGCGCTGGCTGGCAGCAGAGCAGCAAATGGCCTGCCTGACCTATGACTACCGGGATTTCGGAGACTCGGCGCGGGGCCATCCGCGCCATTCCGACGTGACAATGGTTCAATGGGCGCTGGAGGATCAGCCAGCTGCCAGGGCCGAACTGCAACGGCACTATGCGGGCGTGCCGTTGTGGGTGATCGGCCATTCGCTGGGGGCAATGCTGATGCCCCTGCAGGATGGCCTGAAGGACGTCGCCCGCATGATCGTGGTTGCGGGCGGCTTGGTGCATCACCACGATCATCCCTGGCCCTACCGCGCGCTGGCGCTGGCTTTCTGGTTCGGCCATGTGCCGCCATTGGTCCGTGCCTTGGGCTATCTGCCCGGGCGCGCGGTGGGGTTCGGGGCCGATTTGCCTGCCGGGGTCTACTGGCAGTGGCGGCGCTGGTGCACCACGCCCGGCGGCTACTTGCCGGAAACCGGCTTGGCCTTGCCGCGGCCCAAATGGGCAGGCACCGGCGTGCCGGTGGATCTGTATGCGATGGCGGATGACGATGTTGTGCCGCCCGCGGCCGTTTGGCGGCTGGGGGACGTCTTTGGCGATGTGCCGCAGCGGCGGACGGTGCTGGTGCCGCAGGAGGCGGGCGTGCAGAAGATCGGCCACCTGGGCGCCTTTGCCCGCGCCAATGCTGCCCTGTGGCCGCGGCTGCTGCCGCCGCAATAG
- a CDS encoding SRPBCC family protein, translated as MEFQSKEDIEAPIADVFGAVSDFGLLERSALRRGIDVQRTGDTAQPENGLAWNIGFRFRGKQRDIRLTLASYTPVTGLALTGSGSGLDGQLEVELLALSPRRTRMSVQLKLAPTTLTGRLLVQSLKLARSNLTRRFKLRLADYARITEERLNRTA; from the coding sequence ATGGAATTTCAAAGCAAAGAAGATATCGAAGCCCCGATTGCCGACGTCTTTGGCGCGGTCTCCGATTTCGGACTGCTGGAGCGCTCGGCCCTGCGGCGCGGCATCGACGTGCAGCGGACCGGCGACACCGCCCAACCGGAAAACGGCCTGGCCTGGAATATCGGCTTTCGGTTTCGCGGCAAGCAGCGCGATATCCGGCTGACGCTGGCGTCTTATACCCCGGTCACCGGGCTGGCGCTGACGGGCAGCGGCAGCGGCCTGGACGGCCAGCTTGAGGTTGAGCTGCTGGCGCTGTCGCCGCGGCGGACCCGGATGTCGGTGCAATTGAAACTGGCGCCGACCACCCTGACCGGCCGGCTGCTGGTGCAATCGCTGAAACTGGCCCGCAGCAACCTCACCCGCCGGTTCAAGCTGCGGCTGGCCGACTATGCCCGGATCACCGAGGAACGGCTGAACCGCACCGCCTGA
- the nudC gene encoding NAD(+) diphosphatase produces the protein MKHAEQVTFGGGGLERAAHLRTDTAALEAAWNSAEAQVLLMWRGKPLTRRETDADLPCGLGWTDPAHPLAAGCKDAALFLGLAPGGAPCFACDISGWQPEDLDQEALSSFADASEQQHPDLPASQFFAELRRVMTCLTPLEAELAATAKALLAWHRSHRFCAACGAPSDLAQAGWQRICPSCKAPHFPRTDPVVIMLITHGDAVLMGRSPGWPEGMYSLLAGFVEPGETLEAAVRRETFEETGVQVGPVSYLSSQPWAFPMSLMFGCAGEALSTEITIDPAEIEDALWVSRQDMMTVFAGEHPVLKPSRQGAIAHFLLKNWLADTLD, from the coding sequence ATGAAACACGCAGAACAAGTGACATTCGGCGGCGGCGGGCTGGAGCGGGCGGCCCATCTGCGTACGGATACCGCAGCGCTGGAAGCGGCCTGGAACAGCGCGGAGGCCCAGGTGCTGCTGATGTGGCGCGGCAAGCCGCTGACCCGGCGCGAAACGGATGCGGATCTGCCTTGTGGGCTGGGCTGGACCGATCCGGCGCATCCGCTGGCCGCTGGCTGCAAGGATGCCGCATTGTTTCTTGGCCTGGCACCCGGCGGCGCGCCGTGCTTTGCCTGCGATATCAGCGGCTGGCAGCCCGAAGACCTGGATCAGGAAGCGCTCAGCAGTTTTGCCGATGCCAGCGAGCAGCAGCACCCTGATCTGCCCGCGTCCCAATTCTTTGCCGAGCTGCGCCGGGTGATGACCTGCCTCACACCACTGGAGGCGGAACTGGCCGCCACTGCCAAGGCGCTGCTGGCCTGGCACCGCAGCCACCGGTTTTGCGCAGCTTGCGGCGCGCCCAGCGATTTGGCGCAGGCAGGCTGGCAGCGGATCTGCCCCAGCTGCAAGGCACCGCATTTCCCGCGCACCGACCCGGTGGTGATCATGCTGATCACCCATGGCGATGCTGTGCTGATGGGCCGCTCGCCCGGCTGGCCGGAGGGGATGTATTCGCTGCTGGCAGGTTTTGTCGAACCGGGTGAGACGCTGGAAGCAGCCGTGCGCCGCGAAACATTTGAAGAAACCGGCGTGCAGGTCGGGCCGGTCAGCTACCTGTCGAGCCAGCCCTGGGCCTTTCCGATGTCGCTGATGTTCGGCTGCGCGGGCGAGGCGCTGAGCACGGAAATCACCATCGACCCGGCTGAGATCGAAGACGCGCTGTGGGTCAGCCGCCAGGACATGATGACGGTCTTTGCCGGCGAACACCCGGTTCTAAAGCCGTCACGTCAGGGGGCAATTGCGCATTTTCTGCTCAAGAACTGGCTTGCGGACACCCTGGACTAA
- a CDS encoding 5'-nucleotidase C-terminal domain-containing protein, producing the protein MTSGARTSQSRATTGLLHVLATTDLHCNLLSHDYYADRPDGAIGLSRAATLINRARAEADRLGAACLLVDNGDGFQGSPLGDIVPGAKGLHPLARAFRFLKYDAVGLGNHDFDFGLEALAGVLKDVPCPVLCSSLTARQPDLRLPFVPWAVLERAVPGCPGLPPVRIGLFSVLPPQTLIWCGKALQQQLAAGGIVETAAAQARQLKAQGCDLVLALAHTGIDSNAGAGRGENELEQLAALTEIDAVVGGHTHLTLPDAAHPFAKPVVMPGAHGSHLGILKLKLEHHSGAWRPAGGSASLQPAGRHREAGAAQPLVPEDPGFTEALAEDHARTLQRMRQPAGYSSVAMHSYFTFFAPDRGLALVGSAQAAAVRPLLESAAGKSLPLLSAVAPCKFGGRSGPHFYTDIAAGDLCARNIADLQVFPNELRVVEVTGAQLLDWLEMSAGLFSRITPGSSGQLLADPQRAGHNFDVIFGLSYQIDPVQPPRFSAAGVRINPSARRIRNLCWNGRPVEPAQHFAVAANSYRVSGGGSFSMLREAKELPLPPMRIRQAIRDYIAGRLPADPLAEAPYPWQLAPVPGSRAVAVTGPGAIGYLEELPAGLAEPLGHSSGGFLELQLQL; encoded by the coding sequence ATGACAAGCGGGGCGCGCACCTCGCAATCCCGGGCCACCACCGGGCTGCTGCACGTGCTGGCCACAACGGACCTGCACTGCAATCTGCTGAGCCATGATTATTATGCCGACCGCCCGGACGGGGCTATCGGCCTGTCCCGCGCTGCCACCTTGATCAACCGCGCGCGGGCTGAGGCTGACCGCCTGGGCGCGGCCTGCCTTCTGGTCGATAACGGCGACGGCTTCCAGGGGTCGCCGCTGGGGGACATCGTGCCGGGCGCCAAAGGCCTCCATCCTTTGGCACGCGCATTCCGGTTTTTGAAATATGATGCCGTTGGTCTTGGCAATCATGACTTTGATTTCGGCCTGGAGGCGCTGGCAGGCGTCCTGAAAGACGTGCCATGTCCGGTGCTGTGCTCAAGCCTGACGGCGCGGCAGCCGGATCTTCGGCTGCCATTTGTACCCTGGGCGGTGCTGGAGCGGGCGGTGCCTGGCTGCCCCGGTTTGCCACCGGTCCGGATCGGGCTGTTTTCGGTGCTGCCGCCGCAGACCCTGATCTGGTGCGGCAAGGCGTTGCAGCAGCAACTCGCCGCGGGCGGCATCGTTGAAACCGCCGCGGCCCAGGCCCGGCAGCTAAAGGCCCAGGGCTGCGATCTGGTGCTGGCGCTGGCGCATACGGGAATTGACAGTAACGCCGGGGCGGGCCGCGGCGAAAATGAACTGGAGCAGCTTGCCGCACTGACGGAAATTGATGCCGTTGTGGGCGGCCACACGCATCTGACGCTGCCGGATGCCGCGCATCCCTTTGCCAAACCCGTCGTGATGCCCGGAGCGCATGGCTCGCATCTGGGTATTCTGAAGCTGAAACTGGAGCATCACAGCGGGGCCTGGCGGCCTGCCGGCGGCTCGGCCAGCCTGCAGCCGGCGGGCCGCCACCGGGAAGCCGGGGCAGCCCAGCCGCTGGTGCCGGAGGACCCTGGTTTTACGGAGGCGCTGGCAGAAGACCACGCGCGCACTTTGCAACGTATGCGCCAGCCCGCGGGCTACAGCTCGGTTGCGATGCATTCCTATTTTACTTTCTTCGCGCCGGATCGCGGCCTGGCACTGGTGGGCAGCGCCCAGGCTGCTGCGGTGCGGCCGTTGCTTGAGAGTGCCGCCGGAAAAAGCCTGCCGCTGCTGTCGGCTGTTGCACCGTGCAAATTCGGTGGCCGCTCCGGGCCGCATTTTTATACCGACATTGCGGCCGGGGATCTCTGTGCCCGCAATATCGCTGATCTGCAGGTCTTCCCCAATGAGTTGCGGGTGGTCGAGGTCACCGGTGCTCAGCTGCTGGACTGGCTGGAAATGTCGGCAGGGCTGTTCAGCCGGATCACGCCGGGCAGCTCAGGGCAGCTGCTGGCCGACCCGCAGCGGGCAGGGCATAATTTCGATGTGATTTTCGGGCTGAGTTATCAGATAGACCCAGTCCAGCCGCCACGGTTCTCGGCAGCGGGCGTGCGGATCAATCCCAGCGCCCGGCGGATCCGGAACCTGTGCTGGAACGGCCGGCCGGTGGAGCCTGCCCAGCATTTTGCGGTTGCGGCCAACAGCTACCGGGTCAGCGGCGGCGGCAGCTTCAGCATGCTGCGCGAGGCCAAAGAACTGCCGCTGCCGCCGATGCGGATCCGCCAGGCAATCCGCGACTATATAGCCGGGCGGCTGCCCGCCGATCCGCTGGCAGAGGCACCCTATCCCTGGCAACTGGCGCCGGTGCCCGGCTCCCGCGCGGTTGCCGTTACCGGGCCGGGCGCCATCGGGTATCTGGAGGAACTGCCTGCCGGGCTGGCCGAACCGCTAGGGCACAGCAGTGGCGGCTTTCTGGAATTGCAGCTGCAGCTTTAA
- a CDS encoding prephenate dehydratase yields MSRKIAIQGELGSYSHEACRNARRDLEVLPCRTFEDVIAAVKSGEAEQAMLPVENSTYGRVADIHRLLPHSGLHIIDEAFVRVHINVLGVPGARLEDIREAKSHLVLLPQCGTFLREHSITGRISPDNARAARDVAEAGDKHVAALASELAGEIYGLEVLARHIEDNGDNTTRFLIMSPEPDFRRRGAHSMITSFVFQVRNIPAALYKAMGGFATNGINMTKLESYMVDGSFTATQFYADIEGHPEDPNVQLAMDELSYFTTNVEILGVYPANNGRF; encoded by the coding sequence ATGAGCCGCAAAATCGCCATTCAGGGGGAGCTCGGCTCCTACAGCCACGAAGCCTGCCGCAATGCCCGGCGTGATCTGGAGGTGCTGCCTTGCCGCACCTTTGAAGACGTGATTGCAGCGGTCAAAAGCGGCGAAGCCGAACAGGCGATGCTGCCGGTGGAGAATTCCACCTACGGCCGGGTGGCCGATATTCACCGGCTGCTGCCGCACAGCGGGCTGCACATTATCGACGAGGCCTTTGTGCGGGTGCATATCAATGTGCTGGGGGTGCCGGGCGCCCGGCTGGAAGACATCCGCGAGGCGAAATCACATCTGGTGCTGCTGCCGCAATGCGGGACTTTTCTGCGCGAGCACAGCATCACCGGCCGGATCAGCCCCGACAACGCCCGCGCGGCGCGGGATGTGGCGGAAGCCGGAGATAAGCATGTGGCGGCGCTGGCCAGCGAATTGGCGGGCGAGATCTACGGGCTGGAGGTGCTGGCCCGCCATATCGAGGACAACGGCGACAACACCACCCGTTTCCTGATCATGTCGCCGGAGCCGGATTTCCGCCGCCGCGGCGCCCACAGCATGATCACCAGCTTTGTATTCCAGGTCCGCAACATTCCGGCGGCGCTTTACAAGGCGATGGGCGGATTTGCCACCAACGGCATCAACATGACCAAGCTGGAAAGCTATATGGTCGATGGATCCTTCACCGCGACGCAGTTTTATGCGGACATCGAAGGCCACCCGGAAGATCCCAATGTGCAGCTGGCAATGGATGAGCTGAGCTATTTCACCACCAATGTGGAAATCCTCGGCGTCTATCCCGCGAACAACGGCAGATTCTGA
- a CDS encoding cytochrome c family protein, producing MFDTMTLTKATAGVCGAFLVLLLGKWAASGLYHMDSHGEAAYVIEVASADAAASDEPEVSFEELMASADVAKGAKVFKKCSACHKLEDGANSTGPYLYGVVGRDIAAAPGFGYSGALTGLDGDWTAEALDAFLAKPSAYAAGTTMSFSGLKKQNDRVNLIAYLDSLDG from the coding sequence ATGTTTGACACAATGACCCTTACCAAAGCGACCGCAGGCGTCTGCGGCGCGTTCCTGGTTCTCCTGCTGGGCAAATGGGCCGCCAGCGGCCTGTATCACATGGACAGCCACGGTGAGGCCGCCTATGTGATCGAAGTCGCCTCGGCTGATGCCGCAGCCAGCGATGAGCCGGAAGTCAGCTTTGAAGAGCTGATGGCCTCTGCCGACGTTGCCAAAGGCGCCAAAGTTTTCAAGAAATGCTCTGCCTGCCACAAGCTGGAAGACGGCGCCAACTCGACCGGCCCGTATCTGTACGGCGTTGTCGGCCGCGACATCGCAGCGGCCCCGGGCTTTGGCTACTCGGGCGCCCTGACCGGCCTGGACGGCGACTGGACCGCCGAGGCACTGGACGCCTTCCTGGCCAAGCCGTCGGCCTATGCCGCGGGCACCACCATGTCGTTCTCCGGCCTGAAAAAGCAAAATGACCGGGTGAACCTCATCGCCTATCTGGACAGCCTCGACGGCTGA
- a CDS encoding DUF333 domain-containing protein: MKLAALAVAGAAALSACAQQEEEVVYSSPEEAYCVQTGGSYVLRSGKAGTIGVCILPDGQERDALAYYRENNPA; encoded by the coding sequence ATGAAACTTGCCGCCCTTGCGGTTGCCGGGGCTGCCGCGCTCAGCGCCTGTGCCCAGCAGGAAGAGGAAGTGGTCTACAGCAGCCCGGAAGAGGCGTATTGCGTGCAGACCGGCGGCAGTTATGTGCTGCGCAGCGGCAAAGCGGGCACTATCGGCGTCTGCATCCTGCCAGACGGCCAGGAGCGCGATGCGCTGGCCTATTACCGGGAAAACAACCCGGCCTAA